Proteins found in one Hevea brasiliensis isolate MT/VB/25A 57/8 chromosome 18, ASM3005281v1, whole genome shotgun sequence genomic segment:
- the LOC110668713 gene encoding uncharacterized protein LOC110668713: MVLVGDVFDVPIKKHIIHCDGNLQNNNRILCSSSCLQGTHSTKTISEVSGTGRKPYQQKGTGRARHGKLRGPQFRVGAAMHGPEPQSRCNKKVWRLGLKIALTAQTAKGKLLVFEDLEVPTHKTKNIVNYVNQMENTKKLLVNGCPINEKLKLAGLNVHSILLHDTLVMSRDAVNRIVERMHAPINR, translated from the exons ATGGTTTTGGTTGGTGATGTTTTTGATGTGCCCATTAAGAAGCATATTATTCATTGTGATGGCAACTTGCAAAACAATAACAG AATTTTATGCAGTTCAAGTTGTCTACAGGGAACACATTCAACAAAAACAATCAGTGAAGTTAGTGGGACTGGTAGAAAACCATATCAACAAAAGGGCACTGGTCGAGCAAGGCATGGAAAATTGCGTGGACCACAG TTTAGGGTTGGTGCTGCAATGCATGGCCCTGAGCCACAGAGTCGATGCAACAAGAAGGTTTGGCGGCTAGGATTGAAGATCGCTTTGACAGCTCAAACAGCAAAAGGAAAA CTTCTGGTTTTTGAGGATTTGGAGGTCCCTACACATAAAACTAAGAATATTGTTAACTATGTCAACCAAATGGAGAACACCAAGAAGCTGCTGGTGAATGGTTGTCCAATTAATGAAAAGCTGAAGTTGGCT GGCTTGAATGTCCATAGCATCCTGCTGCATGATACGCTGGTGATGTCTCGTGATGCTGTAAACAGGATTGTTGAACGGATGCACGCTCCAATTAACCGATGA